One part of the Streptomyces sp. NBC_00286 genome encodes these proteins:
- a CDS encoding DUF397 domain-containing protein, whose amino-acid sequence MTHTRTHMAPELTGAGARWFKSSYSDGAGNNCVEVADLAETAYAGIAIRDSKVSEGAVLLVGRASFVAFVQGIRQGR is encoded by the coding sequence ATGACCCACACCCGTACCCACATGGCCCCCGAGCTCACCGGCGCCGGAGCGCGCTGGTTCAAGTCGTCGTACTCCGACGGCGCCGGCAATAACTGCGTGGAGGTGGCGGACCTGGCTGAGACGGCGTACGCCGGCATCGCGATCCGGGACAGCAAGGTCTCCGAGGGGGCTGTGCTGCTTGTTGGTCGTGCATCGTTCGTGGCGTTCGTCCAGGGCATTCGACAAGGACGGTAA